In uncultured Methanobrevibacter sp., a genomic segment contains:
- a CDS encoding ABC transporter ATP-binding protein has product MSKLLEVNNLSISFTQYVQGLNRHDSKVITDLTIDVDENEIVAILGSSGSGKSLLAHSILGILPYNSHVTGEIKYEGQVLDQELKEKLRGDEICLIPQSVNFLDPLMKVSEQAIGECKDENEHKEKKLRQREIFDKYGLDESVDDLYPFELSGGMARKVLLSTALVGNPKLLIADEPTPGLDSKSVKETIEDIRNLKENGKGVLLITHEIDVALKTADRIAIFYSGYVIEINTVENFKNAENVLHPYSKALINSLPRNGFNLTEGVQPLDEVPGCPYYENCPIRLDKCEKNKPELIDHDGIMIRCFNFEEVNDGT; this is encoded by the coding sequence ATGTCAAAGCTATTGGAAGTAAATAATTTATCAATATCATTCACACAATATGTTCAGGGATTGAATAGGCATGACTCAAAGGTTATCACCGACTTAACAATTGATGTCGATGAAAATGAAATTGTTGCGATATTGGGTTCTAGCGGCTCAGGTAAAAGTCTTTTGGCACATTCAATTTTAGGAATTTTGCCGTATAACTCTCATGTAACCGGTGAAATTAAATATGAGGGGCAAGTTTTAGACCAGGAATTAAAAGAAAAGTTAAGAGGTGATGAAATATGTCTGATACCTCAATCCGTTAATTTCCTGGATCCTCTTATGAAGGTGTCTGAACAGGCAATTGGTGAATGCAAGGATGAAAATGAACATAAGGAAAAGAAATTGAGACAAAGGGAAATATTTGACAAATACGGATTAGATGAAAGTGTGGATGATTTATATCCTTTTGAGTTATCCGGAGGAATGGCAAGGAAGGTGTTATTGTCAACTGCGCTGGTGGGCAATCCTAAATTGTTGATTGCCGATGAACCAACTCCTGGTCTTGATTCAAAAAGTGTTAAGGAAACAATTGAAGATATTCGTAATTTAAAGGAAAACGGTAAAGGGGTACTGTTAATCACTCACGAAATAGATGTTGCTCTTAAAACTGCAGACAGGATTGCAATATTTTATTCAGGTTATGTTATCGAAATAAACACTGTTGAAAACTTCAAAAATGCGGAAAATGTATTGCATCCATATTCAAAAGCGTTGATTAATTCTCTGCCGAGAAACGGTTTCAATTTAACTGAGGGTGTTCAGCCCTTAGATGAGGTTCCAGGTTGTCCTTACTATGAAAATTGCCCGATACGATTGGATAAATGTGAAAAAAACAAACCTGAATTGATTGACCATGATGGAATTATGATTAGATGTTTCAATTTTGAGGAGGTTAACGATGGAACTTAA
- a CDS encoding ABC transporter permease — MIAVAIFSFILLDLSPINPVTAYLKGAAVSESQRAILESYFGVNVPLPTKIYHWLLDLVQGNLGTSLIYRAPVMDVIMDKFSASIVLMAISWLLSGVLGFIFGVVAGKNKGSWIDKAVKVYCYAIQSAPSFWVGMLILMVFAVYLGWFPIGFGVPIGVKSTDATFMEWASRLVLPTLTLSLVGLAPIAMYTRNELVQVLSSDYVLFAKSRGEQGWDLVKNHGIRNILLPAITLQFLSFSELFGGAVLVEQVFSYPGIGQTAVAAGLQNDVPLFLGIVVFSAVFVFVGNLLADISYYLIDPRIKESEFSD, encoded by the coding sequence ATGATTGCAGTTGCAATTTTTAGTTTCATACTATTAGATTTATCCCCTATCAATCCGGTTACTGCTTATTTGAAAGGTGCTGCAGTATCTGAATCTCAACGTGCAATACTTGAAAGCTATTTTGGCGTTAATGTCCCATTGCCTACCAAAATATATCATTGGCTCCTTGATTTAGTTCAAGGGAATCTTGGAACCTCTTTAATCTATCGTGCACCAGTTATGGATGTCATCATGGATAAGTTTTCAGCATCAATTGTGTTGATGGCAATATCATGGTTGCTTAGTGGTGTGTTAGGTTTTATTTTTGGTGTTGTCGCTGGAAAAAACAAGGGATCCTGGATTGACAAGGCTGTTAAAGTATATTGTTATGCAATTCAATCTGCACCTTCATTTTGGGTTGGAATGCTTATTTTAATGGTTTTTGCAGTGTATCTTGGTTGGTTCCCTATTGGTTTTGGTGTTCCGATTGGTGTTAAAAGTACCGATGCTACTTTTATGGAATGGGCATCAAGGCTTGTACTGCCCACTTTAACTTTAAGTCTCGTGGGTCTTGCTCCAATTGCAATGTACACACGTAATGAATTGGTTCAGGTATTGTCTTCAGACTATGTATTGTTTGCAAAATCAAGAGGTGAACAAGGTTGGGATTTAGTTAAAAACCATGGAATCAGAAATATTCTGCTTCCAGCAATAACTCTGCAATTCTTATCATTCAGTGAACTTTTTGGTGGTGCTGTTCTTGTAGAACAAGTATTTTCCTATCCTGGAATAGGGCAAACTGCTGTAGCGGCAGGTCTTCAAAATGATGTTCCATTGTTTTTAGGAATTGTGGTGTTTAGTGCAGTGTTCGTATTTGTTGGAAACTTGCTTGCTGATATCTCATATTACTTAATCGACCCAAGAATTAAGGAGAGTGAATTCAGTGATTAA
- a CDS encoding nicotianamine synthase family protein produces the protein MSCYKYWGKLAEIAEKLSSYGDLNKYGSSELDDINIDEIIEILDDVEIIAHDKTIDFDSAKHILDDEKMNKALKLIRKFYVYIGARLETENALKILESDNPSKTLDSFHFYDRYIGLIENESQLAKFNEEKTFLFLGSGPLPLTLIMFNKVFGCKCIGIEQQENVAELSVKVLKRLGLDKDIEIVVGDETAIKDLDYDILMVAALAEPKDRVFANIWEYVDEKTPVIYRTYTGMRAILYSPVLDKDTRGFHKEVMMLPSGKTNNTSVLIRKIE, from the coding sequence ATGAGTTGTTATAAATACTGGGGAAAACTAGCGGAAATTGCAGAAAAACTATCATCCTATGGTGATTTGAACAAATACGGAAGTTCGGAACTAGATGACATCAACATTGATGAAATCATAGAAATTTTAGACGATGTGGAAATAATAGCTCATGACAAGACAATCGATTTCGATTCCGCAAAACACATCCTAGATGATGAAAAGATGAACAAGGCATTGAAACTGATTAGAAAATTTTATGTTTACATTGGTGCTAGACTAGAAACCGAAAATGCCCTAAAAATATTGGAATCAGACAATCCAAGCAAAACACTAGATTCATTCCATTTTTATGATAGATACATTGGACTTATTGAAAATGAAAGCCAACTTGCAAAATTCAATGAAGAAAAAACTTTTTTATTTTTAGGATCAGGCCCTCTTCCATTGACATTGATAATGTTTAACAAGGTATTCGGATGCAAATGCATTGGAATCGAACAGCAGGAAAATGTTGCAGAGCTATCCGTAAAAGTTCTTAAAAGATTGGGCCTCGACAAGGACATTGAAATTGTTGTGGGAGATGAAACCGCAATCAAAGATCTGGATTATGACATTTTGATGGTTGCAGCACTGGCTGAGCCGAAGGACAGGGTCTTTGCAAACATCTGGGAATATGTAGATGAAAAAACACCAGTAATCTACAGAACATATACCGGAATGAGAGCAATACTATATTCTCCAGTGCTTGATAAGGATACAAGAGGTTTCCATAAGGAAGTTATGATGCTACCTTCAGGAAAAACAAACAACACTTCAGTTTTAATTAGGAAAATTGAGTAA
- a CDS encoding ABC transporter ATP-binding protein, whose amino-acid sequence MELKASNISFSYNKNRKILQDFSISVNSNQIIGLMGDSGSGKSTLCKIMAGYISHYSGEVTLDGKTIPNKDFYPVQLIFQHPEKTMNPKWKMEKVLNESWTPPQDLKDTFGLKEHWLTRWPNELSGGELQRFSILRALNPKTRFIIADEISTMLDAVTQVQIWEALINHCKANNIGILAVSHDKELLEVFCDDILYFDEVNNL is encoded by the coding sequence ATGGAACTTAAAGCAAGTAACATTTCTTTTTCATATAATAAAAATCGAAAGATTTTACAGGATTTTTCCATATCTGTCAATAGTAATCAGATAATTGGTTTGATGGGAGACAGTGGAAGCGGTAAATCCACCTTATGCAAGATTATGGCAGGCTATATTTCACATTATTCTGGTGAAGTTACATTGGATGGCAAAACAATTCCTAATAAGGATTTCTATCCAGTTCAATTAATTTTCCAACACCCTGAAAAGACCATGAATCCTAAATGGAAAATGGAAAAGGTTTTAAATGAATCCTGGACTCCTCCTCAAGATTTAAAAGATACTTTTGGCCTTAAAGAGCACTGGTTGACACGTTGGCCTAATGAACTTTCAGGAGGGGAACTGCAGCGCTTCAGCATATTGAGGGCTCTTAATCCAAAAACTAGATTCATCATTGCAGATGAGATAAGTACTATGTTGGATGCCGTAACACAAGTGCAGATATGGGAAGCGCTTATCAATCATTGCAAAGCGAATAATATTGGCATATTGGCTGTAAGTCACGATAAAGAGTTGCTTGAAGTGTTTTGTGATGATATTTTATATTTTGATGAAGTTAATAATCTTTAA
- a CDS encoding ABC transporter substrate-binding protein, with protein MDKKYIIGGIIAVVVIVVAAFALMGGSTDSDPTHLTVAAHSNIKEPESGFNPLTGWGCGHQNYNPLVQSCLFKTDKKGEIVPDLAKDYSISSDGKTWTVHVRDDVKFSDNSTFDAEDVAFTFNTARATESDLDLTNIKDVKATDNKTVEFTLEEPRSTFIYDLRYVGIVPSDSYNNETYGEQPIGTGPYVLDHWDKGQQAIFKINDNYYGDKPYFTQITLLFPEESTWLELAKSGQVDVVPVATSALNQTVDGYQFVEKSAGRAQGVSFPYLEDTGNVSEGGAKIGNNVTADKAIRQALNVGVDRQKMCDEIFAGHATPEYTSVDTRDYANDNAKVQDGDVAKAKEILKEGGWTDTDGDGIVDKDGVKASFDLYYPPDYLDRQSLSTVFAEQAKEIGIEVNLKGADWDTIYQNMYSSAALMQQTSPDPYKSIYQQYHSKEADDFYMNPGLYNNTESDALMEQAMHANDFSQADSLWAQSASVNGGGWGPAGDAPFAWLVNYDYNYFIKDGIDIGEQPDGLGNDILINVGDWTRNNATA; from the coding sequence ATGGATAAAAAATATATTATAGGAGGGATTATAGCTGTAGTGGTAATTGTAGTTGCGGCTTTTGCGCTCATGGGAGGATCTACAGATTCCGACCCGACACATTTGACTGTAGCTGCACACAGCAACATCAAAGAACCGGAATCAGGATTCAATCCGTTGACCGGTTGGGGATGCGGACACCAAAACTATAATCCATTAGTACAAAGCTGTTTATTCAAAACAGATAAGAAGGGAGAAATAGTTCCAGACCTTGCTAAAGACTACTCAATCAGTAGTGATGGTAAAACATGGACAGTACATGTAAGAGATGATGTGAAATTCTCAGACAATTCAACATTCGATGCAGAGGATGTGGCATTTACATTCAACACTGCAAGAGCAACTGAATCAGACTTGGATTTAACCAACATTAAGGATGTTAAAGCAACTGATAATAAAACTGTTGAATTCACATTAGAAGAGCCAAGATCAACATTCATTTATGACTTAAGATATGTGGGTATCGTTCCTTCCGATTCATACAACAACGAAACCTATGGTGAACAGCCAATAGGTACTGGACCATATGTATTGGACCACTGGGACAAAGGCCAACAAGCTATATTCAAAATCAATGACAATTATTATGGTGACAAACCATACTTCACACAAATTACCTTATTATTCCCTGAAGAATCAACATGGTTGGAATTAGCAAAATCTGGTCAAGTTGATGTGGTTCCTGTAGCAACATCTGCATTAAACCAAACTGTTGACGGATACCAATTCGTTGAAAAATCCGCTGGAAGAGCACAAGGAGTATCATTCCCTTACCTTGAAGACACTGGAAACGTAAGTGAAGGTGGCGCTAAAATAGGTAACAACGTAACAGCTGACAAGGCTATAAGACAAGCATTGAATGTTGGTGTAGACCGTCAAAAAATGTGTGATGAAATATTCGCAGGTCACGCAACTCCTGAATACACAAGTGTAGATACAAGGGATTATGCAAACGATAATGCAAAAGTTCAAGACGGCGATGTGGCTAAAGCAAAAGAAATCTTGAAAGAGGGTGGATGGACTGACACTGATGGTGATGGAATCGTGGATAAAGATGGTGTAAAAGCATCATTTGACTTATACTATCCTCCTGATTATCTTGACAGGCAATCTTTATCAACCGTATTTGCTGAACAAGCAAAAGAAATTGGTATTGAAGTTAACCTCAAAGGTGCTGACTGGGATACAATTTATCAAAACATGTACTCATCAGCAGCATTGATGCAACAAACTTCTCCGGACCCATACAAATCAATTTACCAACAATACCACAGTAAAGAAGCAGATGACTTCTATATGAACCCTGGTTTATATAATAACACTGAATCTGATGCATTGATGGAACAAGCAATGCACGCTAATGATTTCAGCCAAGCTGATTCATTATGGGCACAATCTGCATCCGTTAACGGTGGAGGTTGGGGTCCTGCTGGTGATGCTCCATTTGCATGGTTAGTCAACTATGACTACAACTATTTCATTAAAGATGGTATTGATATTGGTGAACAACCTGACGGTTTAGGAAACGATATTTTAATTAATGTTGGAGATTGGACTAGGAACAATGCTACAGCATAA
- a CDS encoding ABC transporter ATP-binding protein, with protein MEKLLDVENVSISFIQYTKGLTQRDLKVITDLTLDISEGEILAVLGSSGSGKSLLAHAIFGILPENANLNGKIKYKGKELSQQDKEELRGEEIVLVPQSVNFLDPLMKISDQAIGNVKDENKRKEKKLKQREIFKHYNLGPEVDDMYPFQLSGGMARRVLVSTALLSDPKLVVADEPTPGLDEKTVKETLNHFKHMKEDGIGVLLITHDIHAALEVADRIGIFYSGYVIEIAENKDFSGDGENLLHPYTKALYKALPANGFELIKGHQPLHGEIQNGCPYYDRCEMRFDRCRDERPELLNLGNKKVRCFKYEVGA; from the coding sequence ATGGAAAAATTACTAGATGTAGAAAATGTTTCAATCTCATTTATCCAATATACAAAAGGATTAACTCAAAGAGATTTAAAGGTAATAACGGATTTAACCTTAGATATATCTGAAGGAGAAATATTGGCGGTTTTAGGTTCAAGTGGTTCTGGAAAAAGCCTGTTAGCACATGCAATATTTGGAATACTTCCTGAAAATGCTAACTTAAACGGAAAAATTAAATACAAAGGAAAAGAATTAAGCCAACAGGATAAAGAGGAACTAAGAGGCGAAGAAATTGTATTGGTACCTCAATCAGTCAACTTCCTCGATCCATTGATGAAAATTTCCGATCAAGCCATCGGAAATGTTAAAGATGAAAATAAAAGAAAAGAGAAAAAACTTAAACAAAGAGAAATATTCAAACACTACAACTTAGGACCCGAAGTGGACGATATGTACCCATTCCAATTATCTGGAGGAATGGCAAGAAGAGTACTCGTATCCACTGCATTATTATCCGACCCAAAACTCGTTGTAGCAGACGAACCTACACCGGGACTTGACGAAAAAACTGTAAAAGAAACATTAAATCACTTTAAACACATGAAAGAAGATGGAATCGGAGTGCTTCTTATCACACACGACATACATGCAGCACTAGAAGTGGCAGACAGAATTGGTATATTCTATTCAGGATATGTTATTGAAATTGCTGAAAACAAGGATTTCTCAGGTGATGGTGAAAACCTATTGCACCCATACACCAAAGCATTATACAAGGCATTGCCTGCAAACGGATTTGAATTGATTAAAGGCCATCAACCATTACACGGAGAAATCCAAAACGGATGCCCATATTATGACCGATGCGAAATGAGATTTGATAGATGCAGAGATGAAAGGCCAGAACTATTAAACTTGGGAAATAAAAAAGTAAGATGCTTCAAATATGAGGTAGGTGCATAA
- a CDS encoding GNAT family N-acetyltransferase, which produces MNVTIKALGNNPKEIKQVQDFLFKMIKEEFGYGYVAKWHQDIVKIDEYYINPERNNFFVAYYETGEIIATIGMRAYDKDFPQFRHLYSNDITSSIWRLFVDRRCRRCGLASKMVSVAENFANQKNYENIYLHTHKTLDGALEFWKKMGFIVSLDANDELETVHMDKKIQGLKIDSLANDFRYAVKL; this is translated from the coding sequence ATGAATGTTACAATTAAGGCTTTAGGCAATAATCCAAAGGAAATTAAGCAAGTTCAAGACTTTTTATTTAAAATGATAAAAGAAGAATTTGGATATGGATATGTTGCCAAATGGCATCAGGATATTGTTAAAATAGATGAATATTATATTAATCCTGAACGAAACAATTTCTTTGTTGCTTACTATGAAACTGGCGAGATTATTGCAACCATTGGAATGAGAGCATATGATAAGGATTTTCCTCAATTTAGACATTTATACTCTAATGATATTACTTCAAGCATTTGGAGGCTGTTTGTAGATAGGAGATGTAGGCGTTGCGGATTGGCTTCAAAAATGGTTAGTGTTGCTGAAAATTTTGCAAATCAGAAAAACTATGAGAATATCTACCTTCATACTCATAAAACATTAGATGGTGCTTTGGAATTTTGGAAAAAAATGGGTTTTATAGTAAGTTTGGATGCAAATGATGAACTTGAAACGGTTCATATGGATAAAAAAATTCAAGGATTGAAAATAGATTCTCTTGCAAATGACTTTAGATATGCTGTAAAATTATGA
- a CDS encoding ABC transporter permease, which translates to MIKKQSDDKKQWFLYPGNLRTKTLVIIILSIIVIVSIFISGYFVRDIPTSFISANQMPSLEHIFGTDWMGRDMFQRTIAGLGLSLMVGFIASAVSTLISIILGLFSSFNRFADELVAGIIDLFGSIPHILLIILVSIMFGGGVFGVIMGVGLTHWTPLARVLRSEVKEIRTKEYIHLAENLGRSKIWIATKHILPLVVSQIIVGVILMFPHAIMHEAAITFLGFGLPPHEPAIGVILSESMNYLSSGYWWLAFYPGMSLLIVVLLFDLIGENVEKLLNPETAHE; encoded by the coding sequence GTGATTAAAAAACAATCAGACGATAAAAAACAATGGTTTTTATACCCGGGAAACCTCCGGACCAAAACTCTCGTAATTATTATCCTTTCAATTATCGTGATTGTGTCAATATTCATCTCAGGTTACTTTGTTCGTGATATTCCAACAAGTTTCATTAGTGCTAATCAAATGCCTTCACTTGAACATATCTTCGGAACCGATTGGATGGGAAGAGACATGTTTCAAAGAACCATTGCAGGTCTTGGATTGAGCCTGATGGTTGGTTTCATTGCATCTGCTGTAAGTACTTTGATTTCAATAATCCTGGGATTGTTTTCAAGTTTCAACAGGTTTGCTGATGAACTGGTTGCAGGAATTATAGATTTGTTTGGTTCAATACCTCACATTCTTTTAATAATTCTGGTATCCATAATGTTTGGTGGAGGAGTGTTTGGTGTGATAATGGGTGTCGGTTTGACTCATTGGACTCCTCTTGCAAGGGTTTTAAGGTCAGAAGTTAAGGAAATTAGAACAAAGGAATATATTCACTTGGCAGAAAATCTTGGCAGATCTAAAATTTGGATTGCAACAAAGCATATTTTGCCTTTGGTCGTTTCACAGATTATTGTGGGAGTCATTTTGATGTTTCCTCATGCAATCATGCACGAAGCAGCTATTACCTTTTTAGGTTTTGGTTTACCTCCTCATGAACCGGCTATTGGTGTGATTTTATCCGAATCAATGAATTACTTGTCTTCAGGGTATTGGTGGCTAGCATTTTATCCAGGTATGTCATTACTGA
- a CDS encoding ABC transporter ATP-binding protein, protein MELKATNISFKYPSAKNYLLKDVNLELNNNKIIGLIGDSGSGKSTLCKILSGYVTKYEGSVTFDGNPLPKKGFKPVQLIYQHPEKVMNPKWKMEMVLKESWNVPDEFFEEFGIQKSWLTRFPQELSGGELQRFSVLRSLNPNTKFLIADEMTTMLDAITQVQILDSVLKIVKQRKMGFLLVSHDMDLVETICDDKIYLKDINHI, encoded by the coding sequence ATGGAACTTAAAGCAACAAATATATCCTTTAAGTATCCTTCCGCTAAAAATTATTTATTAAAAGATGTTAATCTTGAATTGAACAATAATAAAATCATCGGCTTGATTGGAGACAGCGGAAGTGGAAAATCAACATTATGCAAAATATTATCAGGATATGTCACAAAATATGAAGGTAGCGTGACTTTTGATGGAAATCCATTACCTAAAAAAGGATTCAAACCAGTGCAGTTAATATACCAACACCCTGAAAAAGTAATGAATCCAAAATGGAAAATGGAAATGGTGTTAAAAGAATCATGGAATGTGCCTGATGAATTCTTTGAGGAATTCGGTATTCAAAAGAGTTGGTTAACCCGTTTTCCTCAGGAATTATCTGGAGGAGAACTTCAAAGATTTTCAGTTTTAAGATCACTGAATCCAAACACCAAGTTTTTAATTGCAGATGAAATGACAACAATGCTTGATGCAATCACACAAGTACAAATACTAGATTCTGTTTTAAAAATCGTGAAACAAAGAAAAATGGGTTTTTTACTTGTTAGTCATGACATGGATTTAGTGGAAACTATTTGTGACGATAAGATTTATTTAAAAGATATTAACCATATTTAA
- a CDS encoding 4Fe-4S double cluster binding domain-containing protein translates to MNLSTELKDHLLKNGATELGYADITNFTPKDGLNIGVVFYITYPKDIIRNMKNAPTREYVDELVSLNTRLDTLGMICEEFLIDKGYHAYAQTKKRLGTDFGKFNSFELPHKTIATKAGLGWIGKSALFTTKEYGSALRLSSVLTDAPLNIGKPVLKSRCGKCTECMDACPGGAISGKEWNYTLKRNDFYDDKKCEKYALKISKENLGKPDTVCGKCIYACPHTQRYIKKS, encoded by the coding sequence ATGAATTTATCCACCGAACTTAAAGACCATCTGTTAAAAAACGGTGCAACAGAATTGGGATATGCCGACATCACAAACTTTACCCCAAAAGATGGCTTGAACATAGGAGTGGTATTCTACATCACATATCCTAAAGACATAATAAGGAATATGAAAAACGCACCAACAAGAGAATATGTTGATGAGTTAGTAAGCTTGAATACACGGTTAGACACATTAGGCATGATTTGCGAAGAGTTCTTAATTGATAAAGGATACCATGCATATGCTCAAACAAAAAAGAGATTAGGAACTGATTTTGGAAAGTTCAATTCATTTGAATTACCCCACAAGACCATTGCCACAAAGGCAGGGCTTGGGTGGATTGGAAAATCTGCACTGTTTACAACAAAAGAATATGGATCAGCACTTAGACTATCATCCGTTCTAACCGATGCCCCTCTGAATATCGGAAAACCCGTGCTCAAGTCAAGATGTGGAAAGTGCACAGAATGTATGGACGCCTGTCCCGGAGGAGCAATAAGCGGCAAGGAATGGAATTACACACTTAAGAGAAACGATTTTTATGACGATAAAAAATGTGAAAAATATGCATTGAAAATTTCAAAAGAAAACTTGGGAAAGCCCGATACCGTATGTGGAAAATGCATCTATGCATGTCCCCACACACAAAGATATATTAAAAAATCATAA